A region from the Medicago truncatula cultivar Jemalong A17 chromosome 6, MtrunA17r5.0-ANR, whole genome shotgun sequence genome encodes:
- the LOC11420087 gene encoding L-2-hydroxyglutarate dehydrogenase, mitochondrial produces MLKKTIQTLEQFKSSSSSTRTRDHVHMKWNNPFNNWVRNIRSTTQNDTNTTTSYPVSRETTTSYSVPRERVDCVVIGAGVVGIAVARALALKGREVIVIESAPSFGTGTSSRNSEVVHAGIYYPHHSLKAIFCVKGREMLYEYCAKHDIPHEQTGKLIVATRSSEIPKLSVILNHGIQNGVDGLKMMDGVDAMKMEPELQCVKAILSPLSGIVDSHSLMLSLVGEAENHGATFTYNSTVIGGHMEGNEICLHVSETKSLKEWNGKSSLQPELVLIPKLVVNSAGLSALALAKRFTGLENKVIPPAYYARGCYFTLSNTKASPFRHLIYPIPEDGGLGVHVTLDLNGQVKFGPDVEWIDGVDDISSFQNKFDYSVQANRAEKFYPEIRKYYPNLKDGSLEPGYSGIRPKLSGPCQSPVDFVIQGEDIHGVPGLINLFGIESPGLTSSLAIADFISTKFL; encoded by the exons ATGTTGAAGAAAACAATTCAAACATTGGAACaattcaaatcatcatcatcatcaacaagaaCACGTGATCATGTTCATATGAAATGGAACAACCCTTTTAACAATTGGGTCAGAAACATTAGAAGTACCACCCAAAATGACACAAATACAACAACCTCGTACCCTGTCTCAAGGGAGACAACAACCTCGTACAGTGTCCCAAGAGAGAGAGTGGACTGTGTAGTGATAGGAGCTGGTGTGGTTGGAATAGCAGTGGCAAGAGCATTGGCATTGAAGGGTAGAGAGGTAATTGTCATTGAATCAGCACCTAGTTTTGGTACTGGAACTAGTTCAAGAAACAGTGAAGTTGTTCATGCTGGAATTTATTATCCTCATCATTCTCTTAAG GCGATTTTTTGTGTAAAAGGAAGAGAAATGTTATACGAGTATTGCGCAAAGCATGATATTCCACATGAACAAACCGGTAAGCTTATAGTGGCTACTCGATCCTCCGAGATTCCAAAGCTAAGTGTTATTTTAAATCACGGTATTCAGAATGGAGTTGACGGTTTGAAGATGATGGATGGTGTTGATGCCATGAAAATGGAACCTGAATTGCAATGCGTGAAAGCAATACTATCACCTCTATCAGGAATTGTTGATTCTCATTCTTTAATGCTTTCTTTAGTG GGGGAAGCTGAAAATCACGGAGCAACCTTCACATACAATTCCACTGTCATCGGTGGCCATATGGAAGGAAATGAGATTTGTCTCCATGTATCAGAAACAAAGAGTCTTAAAGAATGGAATGGAAAATCAAGTTTGCAACCAGAACTAGTGCTTATTCCTAAACTTGTAGTAAACTCTGCAGGCCTAAGTGCCCTTGCCCTTGCAAAAAGATTTACCGGCCTAGAAAACAAAGTTATTCCTCCTGCTTATTATGCGCGCGGTTGCTATTTCACGCTGTCGAATACTAAAGCCTCCCCGTTTAGACATTTGATATATCCTATACCGGAGGATGGTGGCCTTGGAGTGCATGTTACTTTAGACTTGAATGGTCAGGTCAAGTTTGGTCCGGATGTTGAATGGATCGACGGTGTTGATGATATCTCAAGCTTTCAAAATAA GTTTGACTACTCAGTACAAGCAAATCGTGCTGAGAAGTTTTATCCAGAGATAAGAAAGTACTATCCAAATCTAAAGGATGGATCTTTGGAACCAGGATATTCAGGGATCAGGCCGAAACTTTCAGGACCCTGTCAGTCTCCTGTTGATTTTGTAATACAG